One part of the Raphanus sativus cultivar WK10039 chromosome 7, ASM80110v3, whole genome shotgun sequence genome encodes these proteins:
- the LOC108815827 gene encoding protein TORMOZ EMBRYO DEFECTIVE has translation MAPQSLKKNYKCSRSLKQFYGGGPFVVSSDGSFIACACGDAINIVDALDSSVKSTIEGESDALTALALSPDDKLLFSAGHSRQIRVWDLETLKCIRTWKGHEGPVMGMAVHASGGLLATAGADRKVLVWDVDGGFCTHYFKGHKGVVSSILFHPDVNKSILISGSDDATVRVWDLMAKNTEKKCLGILDKHFSAVTSIALSEDGWTLLSAGRDKVVNVWDLHDYSCKTTVATYEVLEAVVPVSSGKPFASFVASLDKKTKKKNTPSQETHFITLGERGVVRIWKSEGSVCLYEQKSSDITVSSDDEESKRGFTAAAMLPSDRGLLCVTADQQFFVYTVEENVEESALVLSKRLVGYNEEISDMKFLGDEEQFLAVATNLEEVRVYDVATMSCSYVLAGHKEVVLSLDTCVSSSGNVLIVTGSKDKTVRLWNATSQSCIGVGTGHNGDILAVAFAKKSFSFFVSGSGDRTLKVWSLDGISEDSEEPINLKTRSVVAAHDKDINSVAVARNDSLVCTGSEDRTASIWRLPDLVHVVTLKGHKRRIFSVEFSPVDQCVMTASGDKTVKIWAISDGSCLKTFEGHTSSVLRASFITDGTQFVSCGADGLLKLWNVNTSECIATYDQHEDKVWALAVGKKTEMVATGGGDAVINLWHDSTASDKEDEFRKEEETILRGQELENAVLDAEYTKAIRLAFELRRPHKVYELFAGLCKKRESDDQIVKALQGLEKEEFRLLFEYLREWNTKPNRCHIAQFVLYQTFNILPPTEIVQVKGIGELLEGLIPYSQRHFNRMDRFVRSSFLLDYTLGEMSVIDPETETEYRKDKKIEEEVIPSVSAMEQDDQKTPSRKRKSQKSKDKSNKKRLVEKAQGNVIAV, from the exons ATGGCTCCTCAGTCGTTGAAGAAGAACTACAAGTGCTCTCGATCTCTAAAGCAGTTCTACGGCGGCGGCCCCTTCGTCGTTTCGTCTGATGGTTCTTTTATCGCCTGTGCTTGTGGCGACGCCATTAACATCGTCGATGCGTTGGACTCGTCGGTTAAATCAACGATCGAAGGAGAGTCGGATGCGCTCACTGCTTTGGCTCTTAGTCCTGACGATAAGCTGCTCTTCTCCGCTGGGCATAGTAGGCAGATTCGAGTTTGGGATTTGGAAACCTTGAAATGCATTCGCACTTGGAAG GGACACGAGGGGCCTGTGATGGGAATGGCTGTCCACGCATCTGGTGGATTGTTAGCTACAGCTGGAGCTGATAGGAAGGTGCTTGTTTGGGATGTTGATGGTGGTTTCTGCACTCATTATTTCAAAGGTCATAAAGGAGTTGTTTCGAGTATCTTGTTCCATCCTGATGTTAACAAAAGCATT CTTATATCGGGAAGTGATGATGCAACCGTTCGTGTATGGGATCTTATGGCAAAGAATACTGAGAAGAAATGTCTTGGAATTTTGGATAAGCATTTTTCAGCCGTGACTTCCATTGCTCTGTCAGAGGATGGATGGACTTTGCTCAGTGCTGGAAGAGATAAA GTTGTGAATGTGTGGGACCTTCATGATTATAGCTGCAAGACTACGGTTGCAACATATGAGGTACTAGAAGCTGTGGTACCAGTTTCTTCTGGGAAACCTTTCGCTTCATTTGTAGCTTCTCTTGATaagaagactaagaagaaaAACACTCCTTCTCAAGAAACGCATTTTATTACTCTCGGGGAACGTGGTGTTGTGCGCATTTGGAAGTCTGAAGG TTCAGTTTGCCTCTACGAGCAGAAGTCGTCGGATATCACTGTCAGCTCGGATGATGAGGAATCTAAAAGAGGGTTCACTGCAGCTGCTATGCTACCTTCTGATCGTGGACTGCTTTGCGTGACTGCTGATCAGCAGTTCTTTGTCTACACGGTTGAGGAAAATGTAGAAGAATCAGCGTTAGTGCTAAGCAAGAGGCTTGTTGGATATAATGAAGAAATATCTGATATGAAGTTCCTAGGTGATGAAGAACAGTTCCTCGCAGTAGCTACAAATCTCGAGGAG GTTCGCGTTTATGATGTTGCAACAATGTCATGTTCCTACGTATTAGCTGGCCATAAAGAAGTTGTTCTTTCCCTTGACACATGCGTATCTAGTTCTGGGAATGTTCTAATCGTAACTGGAAGTAAAGACAAAACT GTAAGGCTTTGGAATGCAACAAGCCAATCTTGCATTGGAGTTGGTACAGGTCACAATGGCGATATCTTAGCGGTTGCTTTTGCGAAGAAGTCTTTCAGTTTCTTTGTCAGTGGCAGTGG TGATCGTACTCTGAAGGTCTGGAGCCTTGATGGTATCTCAGAGGACTCAGAAGAGCCCATTAATCTGAAAACTAGAAGTGTTGTCGCTGCCCACGATAAAGACATCAATTCTGTGGCTGTTGCTCGTAATGATAGTTTGGTTTGCACTGGCTCTGAG GATCGGACAGCTAGCATATGGCGTCTACCAGACTTGGTGCATGTTGTTACACTCAAAGGACACAAGAGGCGGATTTTTTCTGTTGAGTTCTCACCTGTTGATCAGTGCGTAATGACAGCATCAGGTGATAAAACAGTAAAAATTTGGGCTATATCTGATGGTTCGTGCCTCAAAACATTCGAAGGTCATACCTCAAGTGTCCTTAGGGCTTCGTTCATAACTGATGGCACCCAATTTGTCTCATGTG GTGCGGATGGTTTATTGAAACTTTGGAATGTGAACACCAGCGAATGCATTGCCACATATGACCAGCACGAGGACAAG gtATGGGCTTTAGCTGTTGGAAAGAAAACAGAAATGGTTGCAACTGGTGGAGGCGATGCAGTTATTAATTTATGGCATGATTCCACCGCATCTGATAAAGAAGACGAATTCCGCAAAGAG GAAGAAACAATCTTGAGAGGTCAAGAGCTGGAAAACGCGGTGTTAGATGCCGAATACACCAAAGCCATAAGATTAGCATTTGAGCTTCGTAGGCCTCACAAAGTTTACGAACTCTTTGCTGGACTCTGCAAGAAAAGAGAATCAGATGACCAGATTGTGAAAGCTCTTCAAGGACTTGAAAAAGAAGAGTTCCGTTTACTCTTTGAATACCTCCGAGAATGGAACACGAAACCAAACCGGTGCCACATTGCCCAGTTTGTTCTTTACCAAACCTTCAACATACTTCCTCCCACGGAAATCGTTCAG GTAAAAGGAATTGGAGAACTCCTTGAAGGTTTAATCCCATATTCCCAGAGACATTTCAATAGGATGGACAGATTTGTTAGAAGCAGTTTCTTGTTAGACTACACACTCGGTGAGATGTCTGTGATTGATCCAGAGACTGAGACTGAGTATCGTAAGGACAAGAAGATAGAAGAAGAGGTCATCCCTTCTGTCTCTGCAATGGAACAAGACGACCAGAAGACTCCTTCGAGGAAACGAAAGTCTCagaaatcaaaagataaatcgaACAAGAAGAGACTCGTTGAGAAAGCTCAGGGAAATGTAATCGCAGTTTGA